GCAGAGAAAGACTCGCACATTTATTGAATAAGTCATTTAAAATATTTATATTTAAAGATCTATAAAATATAAAGAGGAAACTATGACTACGTATGCTAGATATTTGCTAGGACGAGCTATAACGCTAGCCTTTTCAGTTTGGATCGCAATTAGCATTGTATTCATAATTCCGAGACTTGTTCCAGGGAATCCTATGGATGCTATACTCATGAAAATGTCTCAGATGGGAGCTAGTGTGGGCGCTCAAGAACTAGTAGAAGAATATAAGAAAATATTTGGATTGGACAAAGATCTTTTTACGCAGTATATTAGTTTTATTAAAGAACTTCTAAGAGGAAATTTAGGGTATTCTATAGGTAGCTTCCCCACTACTGTAGCTGAGCTCATATCAAGATCTATACCTTGGACTATTGGGTTGCTCAGCGTTACAACAATACTTAGTTGGATAATAGGCACCATCTTGGGTGCTCTTATAGGCTGGAAAGGCGAGCATACAATCCTCTCAAGATTATTTTCATACTTCGCATTACTATTATATGTTATTCCATACTATATATTTGCCATTCTATTACTCTTCTTTTTTTCCTATTATCTACGACAAACTCTTGGTTTTGGATTTCCTTCTTCAGGAGGATACACCCCAGGAATAGAGCTTAAAGGATTCACTCTTGAATATGTGCTTAATATAATCTGGCATTCAATATTACCAGCTTTAAGCATAATATTAACATCTCTTGGCTGGTGGTATCTAAGCATGCGCTCCATGATGACTACAGTGAAAGGAGAAGATTACATACTAATGGCTGAAGCAAAAGGACTAAGCGAGAAAACTATAATGTGGAAATACGCTTTTAGAAATGCTATTC
The sequence above is drawn from the Thermoproteales archaeon genome and encodes:
- a CDS encoding ABC transporter permease; translated protein: MTTYARYLLGRAITLAFSVWIAISIVFIIPRLVPGNPMDAILMKMSQMGASVGAQELVEEYKKIFGLDKDLFTQYISFIKELLRGNLGYSIGSFPTTVAELISRSIPWTIGLLSVTTILSWIIGTILGALIGWKGEHTILSRLFSYFALLLYVIPYYIFAILLLFFFSYYLRQTLGFGFPSSGGYTPGIELKGFTLEYVLNIIWHSILPALSIILTSLGWWYLSMRSMMTTVKGEDYILMAEAKGLSEKTIMWKYAFRNAILPQTTGLAIALSRIVGGALLTEVIFAYPGMGWLLYNAIKSLDYPLIQGCVLLIILSVALANFIIDLVYPLIDPRIRYGEET